Proteins from one Triticum aestivum cultivar Chinese Spring chromosome 7A, IWGSC CS RefSeq v2.1, whole genome shotgun sequence genomic window:
- the LOC123150056 gene encoding uncharacterized protein, producing MAELASGAVSSLLGVIRNEALLLGRVRHDVQFIQEEMESMQSFLAHLSKKAPGGGDQDEQMRTWMNQVRLLAQDSNNCIDMYLYRGNPELHLARGGLRRYVFWFPWFVHKMVAQRRAAVQLGVLRERAHDIGERRTRYGVEVPAKEAAAALSPTAEEQASASSASSDDEKEKSNDQLMLAVATTNHSGVRGAFYQPRTPEENTRVKLAEWIEDVAQCGTAMGEPIPSVAVVAQDKEETLAIANEASAMWEKRCPHWRSVMVDIPAVHIQSRTLRTRDILYYILRKLQSVEPQPQQQEGQVGEEEAEKIRFVIRLEKWKLLDEVTEQIQAMKVDNKLSEIKNTMEQMKGGQLQINLQQMDEDLLGLPESVKDQPLWVLLRALWQLKHKPIEGEPTTKQDQEWKEDRFTHEYIIKRTAEKLKGHMEEDADTKAIRLKEAHYEQILREVFPPVTTKKNPQIQEQATAVSATSTIILVEDQIKEMIRKVLQEKSVHKPGAELQEDKTMKKPGPAELQEDKSMKKIDTTDGIQSQHCIPNALIEETIAKIQEIECTMQDQLQIKRIMDKIEDCLTGQDEKILVILKLDADWVSRWKETKNAFSMFGCIAGALMLTFKDKIARAKEYCWPLREPIDYSLLGFYHDTALELTKNHMLEDNPKIYLDILDKCKHHEFCMKIFIHALHANPKRSNEELSKLHKALQPVHQASHTSAHNSLDSNIIAKKMFMFSYSDLPKEYRSCLLYLAIFPRRQHIRRSTLIGRWVVEGLITKQDWASSVRHANRCFEALINRWLLYPADIGATGQVKSCVIGDVVHGFITKIARKQRIVETRLSHYLARHFSIFNNLRIRRSDTINRFFEKLYEESFRVSIIKVLDLEGCKCFGGKNQRYLKDICRTMLLLKYLSLRKTDVKQLPSEINNLRELEVLDIRDTDVPESATVNVLLLKLKHLLAGHVVLNSVPCVPDKIGKMLNMEVLSNVKARNHQVLKDIGKLWQLRKLGVVIEDNDKLVRNLLRAISDLHECLKSLSITLPMTDQDPSTEDFPIDVLEYYKHPPKLLESLSITGTTKNRQLLQLLTKDNDFFQLAKITLTGTRLKQDNLKVLNQLPNIVCLRLREKAYIDDNLTFKNEEFKNLKCFLVEGSNMTDILFEGGAHKLEKIILCSTDGIQSLSGVEALPELKEVKLNNNNNKLSLFDKAEKVSKVTLCSTKLSEDDLKMFAKIRYVRCLILKEKACVESQIKFNKDEFPSLNLLIVDGSAITNIGFANGSAPKLEKIIWSFTEDKVRSLSGIDNLPKLKELEFNGDLIPGELKEAINKHKNKPNLIHNKPENQYQEMGNIKEMGKAARFPSCWKSQD from the exons ATGGCGGAGCTCGCGTCGGGCGCCGTGAGCTCGCTGCTGGGCGTCATCCGCAACGAGGCCCTGCTGCTGGGCCGCGTCCGGCATGACGTGCAGTTCATCCAGGAGGAGATGGAGAGCATGCAGAGCTTCCTGGCGCACCTGTCAAAGAAGGCGCCCGGCGGTGGCGACCAGGACGAGCAGATGCGCACGTGGATGAACCAGGTCCGGCTGCTCGCCCAGGACAGCAACAACTGCATCGACATGTACCTGTACCGCGGCAACCCCGAGCTCCATCTCGCCAGGGGCGGCCTCCGGCGCTACGTCTTCTGGTTTCCCTGGTTTGTTCACAAGATGGTGGCGCAGCGTCGCGCGGCCGTCCAGCTGGGTGTCCTCAGGGAAAGGGCGCATGACATTGGCGAGCGGCGAACCAG GTATGGTGTTGAGGTCCCGGCAAAGGAGGCGGCAGCGGCACTGTCGCCTACAGCGGAGGAGCAAGCGTCCGCATCATCCGCTAGTTCCGATGATGAAAAAGAAAAGAGCAACGATCAACTCATGCTAGCAGTGGCAACGACTAACCATTCTGGTGTAAGAGGGGCATTTTACCAGCCTCGTACGCCGGAGGAGAACACTAGGGTGAAGCTAGCCGAATGGATAGAGGATGTCGCACAATGCGGCACTGCTATGGGGGAGCCCATACCATCGGTCGCCGTTGTGGCACAGGATAAAGAGGAAACCCTGGCTATTGCGAACGAAGCTTCGGCAATGTGGGAAAAACGTTGTCCCCACTGGCGCAGTGTCATGGTCGACATCCCAGCAGTGCACATCCAGTCCCGAACCCTTCGAACTCGGGACATTCTGTACTACATCCTGCGGAAGCTTCAGTCTGTCGAACCCCAGCCCCAGCAACAGGAAGGTCAAGTCGGTGAAGAGGAGGCTGAAAAAATAAGATTTGTTATTCGCTTAGAAAAATGGAAGCTGCTCGATGAAGTCACAGAACAAATCCAAGCAATGAAGGTGGACAACAAACTTTCTGAAATCAAGAACACCATGGAACAAATGAAGGGCGGACAACTGCAGATCAACCTACAACAAATGGATGAAGACCTGCTGGGTCTGCCAGAATCTGTTAAAGATCAACCCTTATGGGTACTCCTTCGAGCGCTGTGGCAGCTCAAGCACAAGCCTATTGAAGGTGAGCCTACTACCAAACAAGACCAAGAATGGAAGGAAGACAGATTCACGCACGAATATATCATCAAGAGAACAGCCGAGAAGCTTAAAGGGCATATGGAAGAAGATGCAGACACAAAGGCAATTCGTCTCAAAGAAGCCCATTATGAACAGATCCTAAGGGAGGTGTTCCCCCCGGTGACCACCAAGAAGAACCCGCAGATCCAGGAGCAAGCCACCGCCGTCAGCGCCACTAGCACCATTATATTGGTCGAGGATCAAATCAAAGAAATGATCCGTAAGGTCCTTCAGGAGAAATCCGTGCACAAACCAGGTGCTGAGCTACAGGAAGACAAAACCATGAAGAAACCAGGTCCAGCTGAGCTGCAGGAAGACAAATCCATGAAGAAAATAGATACAACTGATGGTATACAAAGTCAGCATTGTATCCCCAATGCTCTAATTGAAGAAACCATAGCAAAGATTCAGGAAATCGAGTGCACGATGCAAGACCAGCTCCAGATCAAAAGAATCATGGACAAAATTGAAGATTGTTTGACGGGACAAGATGAAAAGATCCTGGTTATCCTCAAACTCGATGCTGACTGGGTATCCAGATGGAAGGAGACCAAAAATGCTTTCAGCATGTTTGGTTGCATAGCCGGTGCACTGATGTTGACATTCAAAGATAAGATAGCACGAGCCAAAGAATATTGTTGGCCACTGCGGGAGCCTATAGACTATAGTCTTCTTGGCTTCTACCATGATACTGCACTTGAGCTTACAAAAAACCACATGCTTGAAGATAACCCAAAGATTTATCTTGACATCTTGGACAAGTGTAAGCACCATGAATTCTGCATGAAGATCTTCATTCATGCTTTGCACGCCAACCCCAAGAGGAGCAATGAGGAGCTAAGCAAGTTGCACAAAGCCCTGCAGCCGGTACATCAAGCTTCACACACATCTGCACACAACTCATTGGACAGCAATATCATTGCTAAGAAGATGTTCATGTTCTCTTACAGTGACCTGCCTAAGGAATACAGGTCCTGCTTGCTATACCTAGCAATTTTCCCTCGAAGACAACACATCAGGCGGTCAACCTTGATAGGACGGTGGGTTGTAGAGGGGTTGATAACCAAGCAAGACTGGGCCAGCTCTGTGCGACATGCCAATCGATGTTTTGAGGCGCTCATTAACCGGTGGCTTCTTTATCCTGCTGATATTGGTGCTACAGGACAGGTGAAGAGCTGTGTGATAGGTGATGTAGTTCATGGATTCATAACCAAGATCGCCAGGAAACAGCGCATTGTAGAAACACGCCTGTCACATTACTTGGCTCGCCACTTCTCCATTTTCAACAATCTCCGAATCCGTCGCTCTGATACAATCAACAGATTCTTTGAAAAGCTCTATGAAGAATCATTTCGAGTATCCATTATCAAGGTGCTAGATCTAGAAGGTTGTAAATGCTTTGGTGGTAAGAACCAGCGGTACCTCAAGGACATCTGCAGGACGATGTTACTGCTCAAGTATCTGAGTCTAAGAAAAACAGATGTTAAACAGCTGCCTAGTGAAATCAACAACCTCCGTGAGCTGGAAGTATTGGATATTCGGGACACCGATGTGCCTGAGTCTGCAACAGTAAATGTCCTACTCCTGAAGCTGAAGCATTTGTTGGCTGGACACGTTGTGCTGAACTCAGTGCCTTGTGTTCCTGACAAGattggaaaaatgttaaacatggaGGTATTGTCCAATGTCAAGGCACGAAATCATCAAGTTTTGAAAGATATTGGAAAGTTGTGGCAGCTGAGGAAGCTTGGTGTGGTTATTGAAGACAATGACAAACTCGTTAGGAATTTGCTTCGAGCTATCAGCGACCTGCATGAGTGCCTCAAGTCTCTGTCAATCACTCTTCCCATGACTGACCAAGATCCTTCCACCGAAGATTTTCCAATTGATGTTCTCGAATATTATAAACACCCTCCCAAGCTTCTTGAGAGCCTAAGCATTACTGGAACCACAAAAAACAGGCAACTTCTTCAACTGCTGACCAAAGATAATGACTTCTTCCAACTTGCGAAGATAACTCTAACTGGAACCCGACTGAAGCAGGATAATCTGAAGGTCCTCAACCAGCTTCCCAATATAGTTTGTCTCAGGCTCCGGGAAAAAGCATACATCGATGACAATCTCACCTTCAAGAATGAAGAATTCAAAAATCTCAAGTGCTTTCTTGTTGAGGGCTCCAACATGACTGACATCTTGTTTGAAGGTGGAGCCCATAAGCTGGAGAAGATCATTTTATGCTCAACTGATGGCATACAATCTCTTTCTGGGGTCGAAGCCCTTCCAGAACTGAAGGAAGTCAAgttgaacaacaacaacaataagctTTCATTGTTTGACAAGGCTGAGAAAGTTTCCAAGGTGACTCTCTGTAGTACCAAACTGAGTGAAGATGACCTGAAAATGTTCGCCAAGATACGATATGTGCGCTGCCTAATCCTGAAGGAGAAAGCTTGTGTTGAAAGCCAGATTAAGTTCAACAAAGATGAGTTCCCAAGTCTCAACCTTCTTATTGTCGATGGTTCTGCCATCACCAACATAGGGTTCGCCAATGGATCTGCTCCTAAGCTCGAGAAGATCATCTGGTCATTCACAGAGGACAAGGTGCGGAGTCTCTCTGGCATTGACAACCTACCAAAATTGAAAGAGCTCGAGTTCAATGGCGACTTGATCCCTGGTGAGTTGAAAGAAGCAATTAACAAACATAAAAATAAACCCAATCTTATACACAACAAACCAGAAAACCAATACCAAGAAATGGGAAACATAAAAGAAATGGGCAAGGCCGCAAGATTCCCATCCTGCTGGAAGAGCCAGGATTGA